A stretch of Amycolatopsis balhimycina FH 1894 DNA encodes these proteins:
- a CDS encoding aldo/keto reductase: protein MTTTYTFEDGFSVRRLGFGAMRLTEWDHVKAGAETVARRAAELGVTFFDTADAYDLGLNERLLADALHPYPGLLIATKCGHARPSRGEWVPLGRPEYLRQQAELSLRRLRVERLDLLQLHRLDPQVPLADQVGALARLRDEGKVARIGLSEVSVAQLAEARAVAPIASVQNRYNLTDRASDDVLAYCEREGIAFVPWLPIARGDHATAGGTLAKVAAGVGATPAQVSLAWLLRRSPVVIPIPGTSSIAHLEENCAAADVVLSDDDFERLNALR, encoded by the coding sequence ATGACCACGACGTACACCTTCGAAGACGGCTTTTCGGTGCGGCGACTGGGTTTCGGCGCCATGCGGCTCACCGAATGGGACCACGTGAAAGCCGGCGCCGAGACGGTCGCGCGCCGGGCGGCCGAGCTCGGCGTCACCTTCTTCGACACCGCGGACGCCTATGACCTGGGCCTGAACGAACGACTTCTCGCTGACGCGCTGCACCCGTACCCCGGCCTGCTCATCGCGACGAAGTGCGGGCACGCCCGGCCGAGCCGCGGCGAGTGGGTTCCGCTGGGCCGGCCCGAATACCTCCGGCAGCAGGCGGAACTTTCGCTCCGGCGCCTGCGCGTCGAACGCCTCGACCTGCTGCAGCTGCACCGGCTCGACCCGCAGGTACCGCTCGCCGACCAGGTCGGCGCGCTCGCCCGGCTGCGGGACGAGGGCAAGGTCGCGCGGATCGGGTTGTCGGAGGTCAGCGTCGCGCAGCTGGCCGAAGCGCGGGCCGTCGCGCCGATCGCGAGCGTGCAGAACCGCTACAACCTGACCGACCGCGCGTCCGACGACGTCCTCGCCTACTGCGAGCGCGAGGGGATCGCTTTCGTGCCGTGGCTGCCGATCGCGCGGGGTGACCACGCGACGGCGGGCGGCACGCTGGCCAAGGTCGCGGCCGGCGTCGGCGCGACGCCCGCGCAGGTGTCCCTCGCCTGGCTTCTCCGCCGTTCGCCGGTCGTGATCCCGATTCCGGGGACGTCGTCGATCGCGCATCTCGAAGAGAACTGCGCCGCCGCGGACGTGGTGCTTTCCGACGACGACTTCGAGCGGCTGAACGCGCTCAGGTGA
- a CDS encoding SAM-dependent methyltransferase has product MSQDEHARRGIDLDKPNAARVYDYILGGQLNYAVDRMFAEQVLTAQPNARERARLNRQWLRRVIRFGMDQGIRQFLDIGSGMPTVGHVHEVAQAVDPKARVVYVDNEPVAVAHSEIVLEDNENAAMVHADAEFPDDVLEHDTTEMMLDLDQPVMVVMALFVHFIPDSRDPARLIAAYRDALAPGSYLALSSATYEQQSEGTTRAVEMYKQSANPVTPRSADELHALVDGFEIVDPGIVFIPEWRPDEAHPNPSESGGLALVARKN; this is encoded by the coding sequence ATGAGCCAAGACGAGCACGCGCGGCGGGGCATCGACCTCGACAAGCCCAACGCCGCGCGCGTGTACGACTACATCCTCGGCGGGCAGCTCAACTACGCCGTGGACCGGATGTTCGCCGAGCAGGTGCTCACCGCGCAGCCGAACGCGCGGGAGCGGGCGCGGCTGAACCGGCAGTGGCTGCGCCGGGTCATCCGGTTCGGGATGGACCAGGGCATCCGGCAGTTCCTCGACATCGGCTCGGGCATGCCGACCGTGGGGCACGTGCACGAGGTGGCCCAGGCCGTCGACCCGAAGGCGCGGGTCGTCTACGTCGACAACGAGCCGGTCGCGGTCGCGCACAGCGAGATCGTCCTGGAGGACAACGAGAACGCGGCGATGGTGCACGCCGACGCCGAGTTCCCCGACGACGTCCTCGAACACGACACCACCGAGATGATGCTGGACCTGGACCAGCCGGTGATGGTGGTGATGGCGCTGTTCGTGCATTTCATCCCGGATTCCCGCGACCCGGCCCGGCTGATCGCCGCCTACCGCGACGCGCTCGCGCCCGGCAGCTACCTCGCCCTGTCGTCGGCGACCTACGAGCAGCAGAGTGAAGGCACTACTCGCGCCGTCGAGATGTACAAGCAGAGCGCGAACCCCGTCACGCCGCGCTCGGCCGACGAGCTCCATGCCCTCGTCGACGGCTTCGAGATCGTCGACCCGGGCATCGTGTTCATTCCCGAGTGGCGCCCGGACGAAGCCCACCCGAACCCTTCGGAAAGCGGCGGCCTGGCGCTGGTGGCGCGCAAGAACTAG
- a CDS encoding DUF3830 family protein gives MARYITITLDKRGVSCRARLLDDEAPRTCKAVWDALPQSGSAYHAKYARNEVYTLVPPFAEPKPGRENPTITPIPGDVVYFGFAAWEIGNPAYGYDEGSEAHSDQGATDLAIFYGRNNLLINGDAGWVPGNVFATIEEGLAEMAAAAQDLWLRGVEGETLSFARA, from the coding sequence ATGGCCCGGTACATCACGATCACCCTCGACAAGCGCGGCGTCTCCTGCCGTGCCCGGCTGCTGGACGACGAGGCCCCGCGGACCTGCAAGGCCGTCTGGGACGCGTTGCCGCAGAGCGGGTCCGCCTACCACGCGAAATACGCGCGCAACGAGGTCTACACACTCGTGCCGCCGTTCGCGGAGCCCAAGCCCGGACGGGAGAACCCGACGATCACGCCGATCCCCGGCGACGTCGTGTACTTCGGCTTTGCGGCCTGGGAGATCGGCAACCCCGCCTACGGCTACGACGAAGGCAGCGAGGCGCACAGCGACCAGGGCGCGACCGACCTGGCGATCTTCTACGGGCGCAACAACCTGCTGATCAACGGCGACGCGGGCTGGGTGCCGGGCAACGTGTTCGCCACGATCGAGGAGGGCCTGGCCGAGATGGCGGCGGCCGCGCAGGACCTCTGGCTGCGGGGTGTCGAGGGCGAGACGCTCTCGTTCGCGCGAGCCTGA
- a CDS encoding MFS transporter, translated as MSRPGRSGRAIVVVLASCGLVASFMQTLVVPLIPVFPRLLHASAADASWVVTVTLLAASVITPVSGRLGDLYGKRRMILVSLGLLIAGSVVSATTSALAFQILGRGLQGCAMGVIPLGISIMRDELPPERVGGAISLMSATLGVGGAIGLPVAAVVAENADWHVLFWTAAGLGLACALLIVTVVPESPLRTPAPFDYFGAFGLAAGLLCLLLPVVKGGTWGWTSVPTLGLVAAAVVVLLAWGAYQLRRRDPLVDLRVSARRPVLFTNLASIMVGFALYAMALSFPQLLQAPASTGYGLGQTMVESGLSLAPNGLVMMLLSPVSARLITRFGPRPTLMSGALVIAAGYTFAIVLMGNAFELITASVIIGAGVGIAYAAMPALIMGSVPVTETASANGLNSLMRSVGTAVSSAVMAAMLAQLTISVGGLPVPSLFGFRATFAVAAFAALAGALLAALVPKTRTAPELVAV; from the coding sequence GTGTCCCGTCCCGGACGGTCGGGTCGCGCGATCGTCGTGGTGCTCGCCTCCTGCGGGCTCGTCGCGTCGTTCATGCAGACGCTGGTCGTGCCGCTGATCCCGGTCTTCCCGCGGCTGCTGCACGCGTCGGCGGCCGACGCGTCCTGGGTGGTCACCGTGACGCTGCTGGCCGCGTCCGTCATCACGCCGGTCAGCGGCCGGCTCGGCGACCTCTACGGCAAGCGGCGGATGATCCTCGTCAGCCTCGGCCTGCTCATCGCCGGTTCGGTCGTGTCCGCGACGACGAGCGCGCTCGCGTTCCAGATCCTCGGCCGCGGGCTGCAGGGCTGCGCGATGGGCGTGATCCCGCTCGGCATCAGCATCATGCGCGACGAGCTGCCGCCGGAACGCGTCGGCGGCGCCATCTCGCTGATGAGCGCGACGCTCGGGGTCGGCGGCGCCATCGGGCTGCCGGTCGCGGCCGTCGTCGCCGAGAACGCCGACTGGCACGTGCTCTTCTGGACCGCCGCTGGCCTCGGGCTGGCCTGCGCGCTCCTCATCGTCACCGTGGTGCCGGAGTCGCCGCTGCGCACGCCCGCGCCGTTCGACTACTTCGGCGCGTTCGGCCTGGCCGCCGGGTTGCTGTGCCTGTTGCTGCCGGTGGTCAAGGGCGGCACGTGGGGCTGGACCAGCGTGCCGACGCTCGGGCTGGTCGCCGCGGCCGTCGTCGTCCTGCTCGCCTGGGGCGCCTACCAGCTGCGCCGCCGCGACCCGCTGGTCGACCTCCGGGTGTCCGCCCGCCGCCCGGTGCTGTTCACGAACCTCGCGTCGATCATGGTCGGGTTCGCGTTGTACGCCATGGCGTTGTCGTTCCCGCAGCTGCTGCAGGCCCCGGCGTCGACCGGCTACGGGCTGGGCCAGACCATGGTGGAGTCGGGACTGTCACTGGCCCCGAACGGGCTGGTGATGATGCTGCTCTCGCCGGTTTCGGCGCGGCTCATCACCCGGTTCGGCCCGCGCCCGACGCTGATGAGCGGCGCGCTGGTGATCGCCGCCGGGTACACGTTCGCGATCGTGCTGATGGGCAACGCGTTCGAGCTGATCACGGCGTCGGTGATCATCGGCGCCGGGGTCGGCATCGCGTACGCGGCGATGCCCGCGCTGATCATGGGTTCGGTGCCGGTCACCGAAACGGCGTCGGCGAACGGCCTGAACTCCCTGATGCGCTCGGTCGGCACGGCGGTCTCGAGCGCGGTCATGGCGGCGATGCTGGCCCAGCTGACGATCAGCGTGGGCGGACTCCCGGTGCCGTCGCTGTTCGGCTTCCGCGCGACGTTCGCGGTGGCCGCGTTCGCCGCGCTGGCGGGTGCGCTGCTGGCGGCGCTGGTCCCGAAGACGCGGACCGCGCCGGAGCTGGTCGCCGTCTAG
- a CDS encoding DUF3761 domain-containing protein, whose amino-acid sequence MKFGAVLVAGVLVAGCGVGSVPPKDSGSVGVLETPTSTYSTPTYSTPAPVETTTPVATTSEAPVVTTAPPATKAAAPKTTVAKPKTTAQAAPEPAACGADYYRNSDGNCVHRPSDNPSGATAQCKDGTYSYSQHRSGTCSGHGGVKTWL is encoded by the coding sequence ATGAAGTTCGGTGCGGTGCTGGTCGCGGGTGTCCTGGTCGCCGGGTGTGGGGTCGGTTCCGTGCCGCCCAAGGATTCGGGCAGTGTCGGCGTTCTCGAAACGCCGACATCGACGTATTCGACACCGACGTATTCCACTCCCGCGCCGGTCGAAACCACCACTCCGGTCGCGACGACTTCCGAAGCGCCGGTGGTCACCACGGCTCCGCCGGCCACGAAGGCGGCCGCGCCCAAAACGACCGTGGCCAAGCCGAAGACCACCGCGCAGGCCGCGCCGGAACCGGCCGCGTGCGGGGCCGACTACTACCGGAACTCCGACGGCAACTGCGTCCACCGGCCCAGCGACAACCCGTCGGGCGCCACCGCGCAGTGCAAGGACGGCACCTACAGCTACAGCCAGCACCGTTCCGGCACCTGCTCCGGTCATGGCGGCGTCAAGACCTGGCTGTGA
- a CDS encoding sensor histidine kinase: MSWLRRCAPELAVTVAVLVGSLFAVLNDGAKPAHHAALGWVLTVLCCAALFFRRRYPLSVAGLTLVCCAVYYPLTDPDGLVLLAFAYALYAAAAAGRIRGAALLVVAAMAGVTVGEISSRTGRHVDNFAFFLMTGWFVALVAGGAVAHFRAEAERTKEAEARARATDERLRIARELHDVLGHHLALINVQAGAALHRRDPAQAEAALGTIKDASKTALQELRATLGMLRQADRPSLSRVAELAESVGASGLTVRTEIDGVAHDLPPDVEHAAFRVVQEALTNVAKHAGAKTVVVRLGYGPDALSVQVDDDGRGGDASPGNGIRGMAERARALGGELTASPKENGGFRVCARLPVR; the protein is encoded by the coding sequence ATGTCCTGGTTGCGGCGTTGCGCGCCGGAGCTCGCGGTCACCGTCGCGGTGCTCGTCGGCTCGCTGTTCGCCGTGCTGAACGACGGCGCCAAGCCCGCCCACCACGCCGCGCTCGGCTGGGTGCTGACCGTCCTCTGCTGCGCCGCCCTCTTCTTCCGGCGACGCTATCCGCTGAGCGTCGCCGGGTTAACGCTCGTTTGCTGCGCCGTCTACTACCCCCTGACCGACCCGGACGGCCTGGTCCTGCTGGCCTTCGCCTACGCGCTGTACGCGGCGGCCGCGGCCGGGCGGATCCGCGGTGCCGCGCTGCTGGTCGTCGCCGCGATGGCGGGCGTCACCGTGGGCGAAATCAGCTCGCGGACCGGCCGGCACGTCGACAACTTCGCGTTCTTCCTGATGACCGGCTGGTTCGTCGCCCTGGTCGCCGGCGGCGCTGTCGCGCACTTCCGCGCCGAGGCCGAGCGCACCAAGGAAGCCGAGGCCCGGGCGCGGGCCACCGACGAGCGCCTGCGCATCGCCCGCGAGCTGCACGACGTCCTCGGCCACCACCTCGCGCTGATCAACGTCCAGGCCGGCGCCGCGCTGCACCGCCGTGACCCCGCCCAGGCCGAGGCGGCCCTCGGCACCATCAAGGACGCGAGCAAGACCGCGCTGCAGGAGTTGCGCGCGACGCTCGGCATGCTCCGCCAAGCCGACCGGCCGTCGCTGTCCCGGGTCGCCGAGCTGGCCGAATCCGTCGGCGCGTCCGGGCTGACCGTGCGCACCGAGATCGACGGCGTCGCGCACGACCTGCCGCCGGACGTCGAGCACGCCGCGTTCCGGGTGGTCCAAGAGGCGCTGACGAACGTCGCCAAGCACGCCGGCGCGAAGACCGTCGTCGTCCGGCTCGGCTACGGCCCCGACGCGCTGTCCGTGCAGGTCGACGACGACGGCCGCGGCGGCGACGCCTCGCCGGGCAACGGCATCCGGGGCATGGCCGAACGGGCGCGGGCGCTCGGCGGCGAGCTGACGGCGTCGCCGAAGGAGAACGGCGGATTCCGGGTGTGCGCCCGGCTGCCGGTGCGATGA
- a CDS encoding aspartate aminotransferase family protein has protein sequence MAQLSPLLKQATPVVVDHGEGVYLYDVEGKRHLDFTAGIGVTSTGHCHPHVVRAAREQIGKLVHGQYTTVMHKPLLELTERLGEVLPSGLDSLFYANSGSEAVEAALRLSRQATKRPNVIVFQGGFHGRTVAAATMTTSGTRFSAGIGPLMAGVHVAPFPYAYHYGWDEQTATKFALRELDYLFQTVSAPNETAAMFVEPVLGEGGYVPANTEFMAGLRERADRHGILLVVDEIQTGFGRTGKFWGHDHFDVSPDIVLIAKGLASGFPLSGIAASQELMAKAFPGSQGGTYGGNAVSCAAAIATLEVIQQENLVENAAERGRQLLEGARVIADKTPSIGEVRGLGLLVGSEFTTADGEPDTATAQAAQQAATKNGLLLLTCGPYMNVVRMVPPLVVTAEQVDDALRVWGDVVASVTGS, from the coding sequence GTGGCCCAGCTCTCTCCGCTGCTCAAGCAGGCAACGCCCGTCGTGGTCGACCACGGTGAAGGGGTTTACCTCTACGACGTCGAGGGCAAACGCCACCTCGACTTCACCGCCGGCATCGGCGTCACGAGCACCGGGCACTGCCACCCCCACGTCGTGCGGGCCGCGCGGGAGCAGATCGGCAAGCTCGTCCACGGCCAGTACACGACGGTCATGCACAAGCCGCTCCTCGAGCTGACCGAGCGGCTCGGCGAGGTCCTGCCGAGCGGGCTCGACTCGCTCTTCTACGCGAACTCGGGCAGCGAAGCCGTCGAAGCGGCATTGCGGCTTTCGCGGCAGGCGACGAAACGCCCGAACGTCATCGTCTTCCAGGGCGGCTTCCACGGCCGGACGGTCGCCGCCGCGACCATGACGACGTCCGGGACGCGGTTCAGTGCCGGCATCGGCCCACTGATGGCGGGTGTGCACGTCGCGCCGTTCCCCTACGCCTACCACTACGGCTGGGACGAGCAGACCGCGACGAAGTTCGCGCTGCGCGAGCTCGACTACCTGTTCCAGACCGTCAGCGCGCCGAACGAGACCGCCGCGATGTTCGTCGAACCCGTGCTCGGCGAAGGCGGGTACGTCCCGGCGAACACCGAGTTCATGGCGGGGCTGCGCGAGCGCGCCGACCGGCACGGCATCCTGCTCGTCGTCGACGAGATCCAGACCGGTTTCGGCCGCACGGGGAAGTTCTGGGGCCACGACCACTTCGACGTCTCGCCGGACATCGTCCTCATCGCGAAGGGCCTGGCGAGCGGCTTCCCGCTGTCCGGCATCGCCGCTTCGCAGGAGCTGATGGCGAAGGCGTTCCCCGGCTCTCAGGGCGGCACGTACGGCGGCAACGCCGTTTCGTGCGCAGCCGCGATCGCGACGCTCGAAGTCATCCAGCAGGAGAACCTGGTCGAGAACGCCGCCGAACGCGGACGCCAGCTGCTCGAAGGCGCGCGGGTGATCGCGGACAAGACGCCGTCGATCGGCGAGGTGCGCGGGCTCGGGCTGCTCGTCGGGTCGGAGTTCACCACCGCCGACGGCGAGCCGGACACGGCGACCGCACAGGCCGCGCAGCAGGCGGCGACGAAGAACGGCCTGCTGCTGCTCACGTGCGGGCCGTACATGAACGTCGTCCGCATGGTGCCGCCGCTGGTCGTCACCGCCGAGCAGGTCGACGACGCGCTGCGCGTCTGGGGAGACGTCGTCGCGTCGGTCACGGGGAGCTGA
- a CDS encoding roadblock/LC7 domain-containing protein has translation MQADVPGTPAPLPTRGQRSTESVPAQQKLREPHPDAKAAAKALQEIRDKVDRVNITGLLVASRDGLLLASDTQEIEDDSVAAMAAASVGLATRFVGQAGLGEARGAMFQGSLGHVCVFPVQEPILLVVFARPDTTMGLFNVVARQALTLLQGALTTSN, from the coding sequence ATGCAGGCGGACGTACCCGGGACTCCGGCTCCTCTGCCCACACGCGGACAGAGGAGCACCGAGAGCGTCCCGGCGCAGCAGAAGCTCCGTGAACCCCACCCCGACGCCAAGGCCGCGGCCAAGGCACTTCAGGAAATCCGCGACAAGGTCGACCGGGTCAACATCACCGGGCTCCTGGTGGCGAGCCGGGACGGCCTGCTGCTGGCCAGCGACACCCAGGAGATCGAAGACGACAGCGTCGCGGCCATGGCCGCCGCCTCCGTCGGGCTCGCCACGCGGTTCGTCGGACAAGCCGGCCTCGGCGAGGCCCGGGGCGCCATGTTCCAGGGCTCTCTCGGGCACGTCTGCGTCTTTCCCGTGCAGGAACCCATCCTGCTGGTCGTGTTCGCGCGGCCGGACACGACCATGGGCCTGTTCAACGTCGTCGCCCGGCAAGCACTGACACTGCTTCAGGGGGCTCTGACCACGTCGAACTGA
- a CDS encoding SAM-dependent methyltransferase, with translation MTDEHAKRGIDFDKPNAARVYDYLIGGKLNYAIDRMFAEQILQVRPEAKDLALLNRRWLRRAVRFGAEQGIRQFLDIGSGMPTVGHVHEVVQSIDPSSRVVYVDNEPVAVAHSEIVLQDNENAAMVQADAEFPADVLEHPTTEELLDFSRPVMVIMAAFIHFIPDERNPAGLVAAYRDAVVPGSYLALSSGTFEGQGEEVRRAAELYQKSGTDVVARSKEELRALLDGFEILPPGIVFTPEWRPDDPAEVGKHPEQASQLALVARKI, from the coding sequence ATGACCGACGAACACGCGAAGCGCGGGATCGACTTCGACAAGCCGAACGCGGCGCGCGTGTACGACTACCTGATCGGCGGCAAGCTCAACTACGCGATCGACCGGATGTTCGCCGAGCAGATCCTCCAGGTGCGGCCGGAGGCCAAGGACCTGGCCCTGCTGAACCGGCGGTGGCTGCGCCGCGCCGTGCGCTTCGGCGCGGAGCAGGGCATCCGCCAGTTCCTGGACATCGGCTCGGGCATGCCGACGGTCGGGCACGTGCACGAGGTCGTCCAGTCGATCGACCCGTCGTCCCGGGTGGTCTACGTCGACAACGAGCCGGTCGCGGTCGCGCACAGCGAGATCGTGCTGCAGGACAACGAGAACGCGGCGATGGTGCAGGCCGACGCCGAGTTCCCGGCCGACGTCCTCGAGCACCCGACGACCGAGGAACTGCTGGACTTCAGCCGGCCGGTGATGGTGATCATGGCGGCGTTCATCCACTTCATCCCGGACGAGCGCAACCCCGCCGGGCTGGTCGCGGCCTACCGCGACGCGGTCGTGCCGGGCAGCTACCTGGCGCTGTCGTCGGGCACGTTCGAGGGCCAGGGCGAGGAGGTGCGCCGCGCGGCCGAGCTGTACCAGAAGAGCGGCACCGACGTCGTCGCACGGTCGAAGGAGGAGCTGCGCGCGCTGCTGGACGGCTTCGAGATCCTCCCGCCCGGGATCGTGTTCACGCCGGAGTGGCGCCCGGACGACCCCGCCGAAGTCGGCAAGCACCCGGAGCAAGCCAGCCAGCTGGCTTTGGTCGCCCGCAAGATCTAG
- a CDS encoding FAD-binding oxidoreductase, with amino-acid sequence MGDVTARLAEIVGDKNVLTGEAISEDYAHDEALTAEPQKPAYVVKPATAEEVAELLKAASEHDVPVTARGSGSGLSGAARPREDGLLISFERMNAVLEVDTGNHVAVVQPGVTLAELDAKTAEAGLSYTVYPGELSASVGGNVGTNAGGMRAVKYGVTRHNVLGLQAVLPTGEIIRTGGKTSKISTGYDLTQLIIGSEGTLALATEITVKLHPRLPHGATVLAPFGDFGQVMAAVPEILSSGLAPHILEYIDNLTMAAIVYNEKLELGVPDKIRETSEAYLVVALENRETGRLHEDVETVGKLLGELGATDVYVLEGSSARKLIEAREKAFWTAKAAGADDVIDVVVPRTAMPQFIAKARELAMAAGGGALGCGHAGDGNVHFAIFCKDAAKRKQLLTDIFAYGMELGGAISGEHGLGRAKAGYHQELEDPAKIELMRRIKQSFDPAGILNPGVLFPEGTA; translated from the coding sequence ATGGGCGACGTGACGGCACGGCTGGCCGAGATCGTCGGGGACAAGAACGTGCTCACGGGCGAAGCGATCTCCGAGGACTACGCGCACGACGAAGCGTTGACGGCGGAGCCACAGAAGCCCGCGTACGTGGTGAAGCCGGCAACGGCCGAAGAAGTCGCGGAGCTGCTGAAGGCCGCTTCGGAGCACGACGTCCCCGTGACGGCCCGCGGATCCGGCAGCGGGCTGTCCGGGGCCGCCCGGCCGAGAGAAGACGGGCTGCTGATCTCCTTCGAGCGGATGAACGCCGTGCTCGAAGTCGACACCGGCAACCACGTCGCCGTCGTCCAGCCCGGCGTGACCCTCGCCGAACTCGACGCCAAGACCGCCGAAGCCGGGCTCAGCTACACCGTCTACCCCGGTGAGCTGAGCGCGAGCGTCGGCGGGAACGTCGGGACCAACGCCGGCGGGATGCGCGCGGTGAAGTACGGCGTCACCCGCCACAACGTCCTCGGCCTGCAGGCCGTGCTGCCGACCGGCGAAATCATCCGCACCGGCGGCAAGACGTCGAAGATCTCCACCGGCTACGACCTCACCCAGCTGATCATCGGCTCCGAAGGCACCCTCGCGCTGGCCACCGAGATCACCGTCAAGCTGCACCCGCGGCTGCCCCACGGCGCCACGGTGCTCGCCCCCTTCGGCGACTTCGGCCAGGTGATGGCCGCCGTGCCGGAGATCCTCTCCAGCGGGCTCGCGCCGCACATCCTCGAGTACATCGACAACCTGACCATGGCGGCGATCGTCTACAACGAGAAGCTCGAGCTCGGCGTGCCTGACAAGATCCGCGAGACCAGCGAGGCGTACCTCGTGGTCGCGCTGGAAAACCGCGAGACCGGACGGCTGCACGAAGACGTCGAGACCGTCGGCAAACTGCTCGGCGAACTCGGCGCGACCGACGTCTACGTCCTCGAAGGCAGCTCGGCGCGCAAGCTCATCGAGGCTCGCGAGAAGGCCTTCTGGACCGCGAAGGCGGCCGGCGCCGACGACGTGATCGACGTCGTCGTGCCGCGGACCGCGATGCCGCAGTTCATCGCCAAGGCGCGGGAGCTCGCGATGGCCGCCGGCGGCGGTGCGCTCGGCTGCGGGCACGCGGGCGACGGCAACGTCCACTTCGCGATCTTCTGCAAGGACGCGGCCAAGCGGAAGCAGCTGCTCACCGATATTTTCGCCTACGGCATGGAGCTCGGCGGCGCGATCTCCGGCGAGCACGGCCTCGGCCGCGCCAAGGCCGGCTACCACCAGGAACTCGAAGACCCGGCGAAGATCGAGCTGATGCGCCGGATCAAGCAGAGCTTCGACCCCGCCGGGATCCTCAACCCCGGCGTTCTCTTCCCCGAAGGAACCGCATGA
- a CDS encoding acetolactate synthase large subunit encodes MSELNGAQSLIRTLVDSGVEVCFANPGTSEMHFVAALDTVPEMRGVLALFEGVVTGAADGYARIAGKPAATLLHLGPGLGNGLANLHNARRAHTPIVNVVGDHATYHKQYDAPLESDIEAIAGSLEGWVRRSEHTKDVGADAAAAVAAAQDAPGRVATLILPADASWGEGGETCAPVPPRVPQAVDATTVKDVAAVFGTGESVALLIGGGACREEGLRAASRIAGATGAKVFVETFPSRLERGTGLPTIERLGYLAEQVAYQLDGVQHLVVAGTKAPVSFFAYPGKPSDLVPDGAQVHTLAAVGQDVTRALNEVADLVAADTEPALAPASRPALPSGPLTPQNWVDVIGALLPENAIIADEANTSGLMLPMATAGAPRHDVLTLTGGAIGYGMPVATGAAIAAPDRPVLNLQSDGSALYTISALWTQARENLNVTTVLLNNRAYAILRLELQRVGAAANGPKANDLLDLSRPDMDFVKIAEGLGVPASRATTAEELSDQLQRAFAEPGPHLIDAVVPPLL; translated from the coding sequence ATGAGCGAGCTGAACGGCGCCCAGTCCCTGATCCGCACCCTGGTCGACTCCGGCGTCGAGGTGTGCTTCGCGAACCCCGGCACGTCGGAGATGCACTTCGTCGCCGCGCTCGACACCGTTCCGGAGATGCGGGGTGTGCTCGCGCTGTTCGAAGGCGTCGTCACCGGTGCGGCCGACGGGTACGCGCGGATCGCCGGCAAGCCCGCCGCGACGCTGCTGCACCTCGGCCCCGGCCTGGGCAACGGCCTGGCGAACCTGCACAACGCGCGCCGCGCGCACACGCCGATCGTCAACGTCGTCGGCGACCACGCGACCTACCACAAGCAGTACGACGCGCCGCTGGAATCGGACATCGAGGCCATCGCGGGCTCGCTGGAAGGCTGGGTCCGCCGCTCGGAGCACACCAAGGACGTCGGGGCGGACGCCGCCGCCGCGGTCGCCGCCGCGCAGGACGCGCCCGGCCGGGTCGCGACGCTGATCCTGCCCGCCGACGCATCGTGGGGCGAAGGCGGCGAGACGTGCGCGCCGGTCCCGCCGCGCGTGCCGCAGGCCGTCGACGCGACCACCGTCAAAGACGTCGCCGCCGTGTTCGGCACCGGCGAGTCGGTGGCGCTGCTCATCGGCGGTGGCGCGTGCCGTGAGGAAGGGCTTCGCGCGGCCAGCCGGATCGCCGGCGCGACCGGCGCGAAGGTGTTCGTCGAGACGTTCCCGTCCCGTCTCGAGCGCGGCACGGGCCTGCCGACGATCGAGCGGCTCGGCTACCTCGCCGAGCAGGTCGCCTACCAGCTCGACGGGGTCCAGCACCTCGTCGTCGCGGGCACGAAGGCGCCGGTGTCGTTCTTCGCCTACCCGGGCAAGCCGAGCGACCTGGTGCCGGACGGCGCCCAGGTGCACACGCTTGCGGCGGTCGGCCAGGACGTCACGCGCGCACTGAACGAGGTCGCGGACCTCGTCGCCGCGGACACCGAACCCGCGCTGGCGCCGGCATCCCGGCCCGCGCTGCCGAGCGGTCCGCTGACCCCGCAGAACTGGGTCGATGTGATCGGCGCGCTGCTGCCGGAGAACGCGATCATAGCCGACGAGGCCAACACGTCCGGCCTGATGCTGCCGATGGCGACGGCCGGCGCGCCGCGCCACGACGTGCTGACGCTGACCGGCGGCGCGATCGGCTACGGCATGCCGGTGGCGACCGGGGCGGCGATCGCCGCGCCCGACCGGCCGGTGCTGAACCTGCAATCGGACGGCAGCGCGTTGTACACGATCTCGGCGCTGTGGACGCAGGCGCGGGAGAACCTGAACGTCACGACGGTGCTGCTCAACAACCGCGCGTACGCGATCCTGCGGCTGGAGCTGCAGCGCGTCGGCGCGGCCGCGAACGGACCGAAGGCGAACGACCTGCTCGACCTGTCCCGGCCGGACATGGACTTCGTGAAGATCGCGGAAGGCCTGGGCGTGCCCGCATCGCGGGCGACGACCGCCGAAGAGCTCTCGGACCAGCTGCAGCGGGCCTTCGCCGAGCCGGGTCCGCACCTCATCGACGCCGTGGTGCCGCCGCTGCTGTAG